The DNA region GTTCTATGACTTTGTTTATAGTAATTCTATTTACAATAACTCCTAAGATAATCGAAAGCAATAGAGCAAAAAATAAAGGAGGAATTATTCTTCTTAAAACATTATCCATGACTTCTGATTTATTAACAACTGTGATAATAGTCCAATTGAGATCGTTAAGCTTTGTGTAATAGGCTAATTTTTGTATGTTATCAAAGGTATATTCAAATTCTCCTTTAGTTTCATTTAAGTTTGGAATAGGAGTAATTAGATCTTTTAATTTTTTGAAAAGGAAATTTGTGTTAGGATGGAAAATTATCTCTTCATAGTTATTTACAATATAACTATATAAGGAGTTATATTGGCTTTTTTGAGTATTTAATAATTGGTTTATCTTATCAATATGAGTATCCACAGCAATGACTCCTACTATTTTATTATCATCATATAGAGCTTCACTCAAGGAGATAAGCCATTCTCCTGTTTTTGCTTCAGTGTACGTTAGACCCTTTGATATATCAGGAGCGCTTTCAACTGCTGCTAAATACCAAGGTCTTATCATAGCTACATATCCTGGAGGAGGAGTATAGTTATATATAATCAAAGTGTTAGTAAAATAACCGGAGTATAGGTAGTTTATATCCGGATCGTGCCTTTCGAAAAGGTGATAGAGCCTTGCTAATTCTTCTCTCTCTACTACTGAGCTTATATCCTTTTCTAACTTTTTCAGGCTCACTTAAAAAATCAATCACTATTTGGAATTTTTTAAAATACCCATTTATGGAATTTGCTATCGCTTCATTTTCAAGTCTTAATATCGTTTTTACATTGTTCGTTTCATTTTGATACAAAAGGTAACCTAAAGAAATTCCCAAGAGAATCGTTATAAAAAGATTTACTAAAATAATATTAATATTAAATTCTCTTTTGAGGCTTTTCTTCATAATTAACATTTAATTATAACTTTAAATTATACGAACGTCAAACGTTTTCAAATTGTGGTAAAATTATGAAAGGGATAAACTTTTGCCAGAAAGGAGAAAATAATATGCTTTTTGGAGAACTTGCTCAATATTTTGAAAAAATAGAGAAAACTACTAAAAGAAATGAGATGATGGAGATTCTTGCTGATCTTTTTAAGAGAGTTGATAAAGAGGAAATTGAAAAGATCATTTATTTGTTAAATGGTAGAGTTGCACCTGATTATGAAAAGATTGAGTTTGGAATGTCTGAGAAGTTAGTTTTAAGAGCCATGGCTTTAGCTTTAAAAGTTCCTATATTTGACCTTGAGAAAGTGTATAAAGAAGTGGGGGATTTAGGGGAATTAATAATCAAGTATTCCCAAAATGAGGGAAAGGACTTAACAGTGGTTGAGACCTTTAACACTCTGTTTGAAATTGCAAATTTGTCTGGAGAGGGAAGTGTGGATGCTAAAGTAAACAGACTTGCTTTTTTGATAAACTCTTTGACTCCTCAAGGTGGGAAGTATTTGGTGAGAATTGTTTTAGGAAAATTAAGGCTTGGTGTTGGAGAGCCAACGGTTATGGATGCTCTATCTTTTGCAAAGGTGAAAGATAAGAGTTTAAGACCTTTCATTGAAAGAGCTTTTAATATTACTTCTGATTTGGGATATGTGGCAAAGGTTTTTTGGGAAGGGGGAATCGAAGCTTTAAAGAAGATTAAAGTAGAAGTAGGAAAACCTATAAGAATGGCTTTAGCAGAGAGGGTTTCAAAGGTAGAGGAAATTGTAAAGAGGTTAGGAAAATGTGCTATAGAGCCAAAATTTGACGGTTTTAGATGTCAGATTCATAAAAAAGAAAATAATGTGAGAATTTTTTCAAGAAACTTAGAGGACAACACCCACATGTTTCCTGATCTTGTGGAGGCTGTATTAAAGCAGTTTTCTGATAAAAATGTTATTATAGAAGGAGAGGCTATTTCGTATAATCCTGAAACAGGGGAGTTTTATCCTTTTCAGGTCACAGTGCAAAGAAAGAGAAAATACAATATCTCTGAAATGGTAGAACTTTATCCTTTACAGCTTTTTGCCTTTGATATTTTGTATCTGAATGGCGAAGACATTACTTCACTTCCTTATATAAGAAGAAGGCAAAAATTAGAAGAGGCTATCTCAGAAGGAGAAAAGATATTTGTTACAAAAAACATCATTACTAATGATCCTAAGGAAATTCAAGCCTTTTTTGAGGAATGTATTACCGAAGGATTAGAAGGCATAGTCGCAAAAAGATTAGATGCTCCTTATCAAGCAGGGATTAGAAATTTTAATTGGATTAAATTGAAGAGATCCTATCAAGGACATTTAGCGGATACTGTAGATTGTGTGATTTTGGGATATTTTAAAGGAAGGGGACATAGGGCTAAATTTGGTATAGGTGCTCTTCTTGTAGGAGTTTATGATGATGAAAGGGATCTCTTTAAAACCGTAGCCAAGATAGGTACAGGACCAACCGAGGAAGAGTGGGTAAGATTTAGAGAAGTACTTGATGAAATAAAACTGGAGAGTAAGCCTAACAATGTAGAATCATTAATTGAACCTGATGTTTGGGTAGAACCAAAGTATGTAGTGGTTATTCAAGCAGATGAGATAACCAGAAGTCCTGTACATACTTGTGGTAGAGAATTAGATGGGTTAGGCTATGCTTTAAGATTTCCCAGGGTAATTGGTTTTGTAAGGGAAGATAAAGGTCCTTATGATGCTACTACCGTAAAAGAGATATTGGAAATGTTTAGGGGTCAGAAGAAAGAGAAGGTTGAGGAAGATTCTGATAATTTGTAGATCTAAATATTTATATTAAAAAAAGATCCCAATACCCTCTTGCAAAGTTAGAGGGGGATGTGGTAGAATTTAAAGCGCCCGATGGAAAGGGGCGGCTGAACCTTAGACAAAGGGAGAGAGAAGGAAGAAGGAGAAAGAGGAAAGGGAAGCGGTCGAGAGAAAAGAGCGAGGATTAAACCTTCCGAGGAGGAAGGTTATAGTTATTATAACCGGATGGAGGGTTTGATCCTGGCTCAGGACGAACGCTGGCGGCGTGCCTAAG from Dictyoglomus turgidum DSM 6724 includes:
- a CDS encoding sensor domain-containing diguanylate cyclase, producing the protein MSLKKLEKDISSVVEREELARLYHLFERHDPDINYLYSGYFTNTLIIYNYTPPPGYVAMIRPWYLAAVESAPDISKGLTYTEAKTGEWLISLSEALYDDNKIVGVIAVDTHIDKINQLLNTQKSQYNSLYSYIVNNYEEIIFHPNTNFLFKKLKDLITPIPNLNETKGEFEYTFDNIQKLAYYTKLNDLNWTIITVVNKSEVMDNVLRRIIPPLFFALLLSIILGVIVNRITINKVIEPVEHLKQRIENILNQTYEKDVYKYPDNEIRSIAKEIEGITEKEMYKKNLELSNLNKKLEELSIKDDLTGLYNRRKMDQELEKCLYIWERYNRPFSIIIIDIDDFKKINDTYWTFNRRHGS
- a CDS encoding ATP-dependent DNA ligase, with protein sequence MLFGELAQYFEKIEKTTKRNEMMEILADLFKRVDKEEIEKIIYLLNGRVAPDYEKIEFGMSEKLVLRAMALALKVPIFDLEKVYKEVGDLGELIIKYSQNEGKDLTVVETFNTLFEIANLSGEGSVDAKVNRLAFLINSLTPQGGKYLVRIVLGKLRLGVGEPTVMDALSFAKVKDKSLRPFIERAFNITSDLGYVAKVFWEGGIEALKKIKVEVGKPIRMALAERVSKVEEIVKRLGKCAIEPKFDGFRCQIHKKENNVRIFSRNLEDNTHMFPDLVEAVLKQFSDKNVIIEGEAISYNPETGEFYPFQVTVQRKRKYNISEMVELYPLQLFAFDILYLNGEDITSLPYIRRRQKLEEAISEGEKIFVTKNIITNDPKEIQAFFEECITEGLEGIVAKRLDAPYQAGIRNFNWIKLKRSYQGHLADTVDCVILGYFKGRGHRAKFGIGALLVGVYDDERDLFKTVAKIGTGPTEEEWVRFREVLDEIKLESKPNNVESLIEPDVWVEPKYVVVIQADEITRSPVHTCGRELDGLGYALRFPRVIGFVREDKGPYDATTVKEILEMFRGQKKEKVEEDSDNL